A portion of the Blastochloris tepida genome contains these proteins:
- the rnk gene encoding nucleoside diphosphate kinase regulator: MSARREAGTLTRELSPHIVLTAQDFEQLSKLAQAAVDRLPDLASVLLDELERAHVVADGRPEQTVCMGSDVEFRDGTTGKVQTVTLVYPGEADIALGKISVLTPIGIALIGVRAGDSITWRTRAGELRWLTVIAVRAPQTL; encoded by the coding sequence ATGTCAGCACGCCGCGAGGCGGGCACGTTGACCCGCGAACTCAGCCCGCACATCGTCCTCACGGCCCAGGATTTCGAGCAGCTCTCGAAGCTCGCCCAGGCGGCCGTGGACCGGTTGCCGGATCTTGCGTCGGTTTTGCTCGATGAGCTTGAGCGCGCTCATGTTGTCGCTGATGGACGCCCGGAGCAGACGGTGTGCATGGGCAGCGACGTCGAGTTTCGCGACGGCACGACAGGCAAGGTTCAGACGGTGACGCTCGTCTACCCGGGCGAGGCGGATATTGCGCTGGGAAAGATCTCCGTTCTGACGCCGATCGGCATCGCCTTGATTGGCGTTCGTGCCGGGGACTCGATCACCTGGAGAACGCGGGCGGGGGAGCTTCGGTGGCTGACCGTCATCGCGGTCCGCGCGCCTCAGACCCTCTGA